From Candidatus Xianfuyuplasma coldseepsis:
ATCAAGTCCAATTTCATCGATGTTTAGTTTTCCGAGAGCTAGTTTACACATATCCATATCAATAATGCCGTCATTTAAGACATCCGCAAAATCACGTACACGACGGAATAGGCGATTGACGATACGAGGGGTTCCGCGGCTTCTGCGAGCAATTTCAAACGTTGCATCTTCATGGATTTCCGTTTCAAATATATTGGCCGTTCGTTGACAAATTTCCTTCAACTCAGCTTCATTATAATATTCAAGTTTATGAACAACACCAAAGCGGTCGCGTAAAGGCGCACTAAGATCGCCGAATCGAGTGGTTGCACCAACTAAAGTGAACGGTGGTAAATCGACACGAATTGATTTACTGGTCGAATCGCGCCCGACGATAATATCAATCACATAATCCTCCATTGCTGGATATAATATCTCCTCAACAACACGTGGTAATCGATGGATTTCGTCAATAAAGAGTATATCACCGGGTTCTAAACTGGTTAAAATGACGGCTAAATCTCCTGAACGCTCGATTGAAGGACCGCTTGTTATTTTTATGTTAACTCCTACTTCATTCGCAATAATATTAGCCAAAGTAGTTTTACCTAGCCCAGGCGGACCATACAAAAGGACATGATCCAATGCCTCGTTCCGATTCTTTGCTGCACGAATAAAAATATCCATCATTTCTTTTACTTCCGTTTGGCCAATGTATTCGGTTAAATATTTCGGACGCAAGGAATGATTTTCAATATCTTCAGGTAGTATATCGCTTGTATAGACACGTTCACTCATAGTAACACCTCATAAAAATTATACTTGTTCTAGGTCTATTTTACAAAAGAATTTTCATTAATTGAAACTTCATACACTAATTATTGTATATTAAAAATAAGTATGATACAATAAAATGAAGGGGAATGGCTTAACAATTAGATATTCCGGGAGGTGCAACAAGATGAAAGAAAATATCCTCAAAACATACGATATTGCTTCCTATGATATCGAGCTTGACTTTCAAAAACAAATTGCACCAATAGAGAAAGCCATCCAAAAATTGAATAGTAGTCATGAAACCAAATCTTTGAAAGCACACAAGGATTTTTTAGTAAAAGAAAAGAAATCAACGTCCGTCATCAATCAATTACAAGAAAAGTCATTGCTTAAAAACCAACGAATTGAACGTGCCGTTGAAAACAAACTTAAAAAAATAAGTGGACGGG
This genomic window contains:
- the ruvB gene encoding Holliday junction branch migration DNA helicase RuvB; translation: MSERVYTSDILPEDIENHSLRPKYLTEYIGQTEVKEMMDIFIRAAKNRNEALDHVLLYGPPGLGKTTLANIIANEVGVNIKITSGPSIERSGDLAVILTSLEPGDILFIDEIHRLPRVVEEILYPAMEDYVIDIIVGRDSTSKSIRVDLPPFTLVGATTRFGDLSAPLRDRFGVVHKLEYYNEAELKEICQRTANIFETEIHEDATFEIARRSRGTPRIVNRLFRRVRDFADVLNDGIIDMDMCKLALGKLNIDEIGLDGKDYAYLLGIIENFGGGPVGLDSLAASIGEEPTTMEDVYEPYLLQIGFIKRTPRGRVTTEKAFKHFKKSHNMRLF